A genomic stretch from Chryseobacterium sp. SNU WT5 includes:
- a CDS encoding DUF1573 domain-containing protein has translation MKKIFASLFLAGTFVLASAQTISFDKTTLDYGTVKVGADGHRLFTVKNTGDKPLIISKVQASCGCTTPEWSQDPIMPGKTAPLKVGYNTTIVGPFTKIIEVYTNDPENSRSVITIKGNIDAGVTVVQDPVVAKSEVVAPAKKVKITGRKTSGK, from the coding sequence ATGAAAAAGATTTTTGCAAGTTTATTTTTGGCGGGAACTTTTGTACTTGCTTCAGCACAAACAATTTCCTTTGATAAAACAACTTTAGATTACGGAACGGTAAAAGTAGGTGCAGATGGACATCGACTTTTTACAGTAAAAAACACAGGTGATAAACCTTTGATTATTTCCAAAGTACAAGCATCTTGTGGTTGTACAACACCTGAATGGAGTCAAGATCCAATTATGCCAGGGAAAACTGCTCCTTTAAAAGTTGGTTATAACACGACGATCGTAGGTCCATTTACCAAGATCATTGAAGTTTATACGAATGATCCTGAAAACAGCAGATCCGTAATTACTATTAAAGGGAATATAGATGCAGGAGTAACCGTTGTACAAGATCCTGTTGTAGCTAAGAGTGAAGTTGTAGCACCGGCTAAAAAAGTTAAAATTACTGGTAGAAAAACATCCGGTAAATAA
- a CDS encoding polyphosphate kinase 2 family protein has translation MDLDFSDNFIVKGKFSMKKADTEYQGKLKKKEGQKMLALEQGKLRDLQEKLYADGSKSVLIVLQAMDAAGKDSLIKHVFGGVNPQGCIVHSFKTPTDKEYDHDFLWRHYIALPAKGKIGIFNRSHYESVLVCKVHPEYNLNEKVWDSVKDFDGDFWDDRYESIRNFEKHLADNGTTIVKIFLNVSQKEQKKRFLDRINEPDKNWKFSSGDLPERALWDEYMNAYEKAINETSKDCAPWYVIPADHKWFSRVAAIQIIIDAMEKMDLKFPTLSEKETAALNDAKTQLEND, from the coding sequence ATGGATTTAGATTTCAGCGACAATTTCATCGTGAAAGGAAAGTTTTCAATGAAAAAAGCCGATACAGAATACCAAGGTAAGTTGAAAAAGAAAGAAGGTCAAAAAATGTTAGCCCTGGAACAAGGGAAACTTCGGGATCTACAGGAAAAATTATACGCAGACGGTAGCAAATCTGTACTGATCGTTCTGCAGGCAATGGATGCCGCTGGAAAAGACTCTTTAATTAAACATGTTTTTGGTGGGGTAAACCCTCAAGGTTGCATTGTGCACAGCTTTAAAACTCCTACCGACAAAGAATATGATCATGATTTCTTATGGCGCCACTATATTGCACTGCCGGCAAAAGGAAAAATAGGAATTTTTAATCGAAGTCATTACGAGAGCGTCTTGGTCTGCAAAGTTCATCCTGAATATAATCTAAATGAAAAAGTATGGGATTCCGTAAAGGATTTTGATGGTGATTTTTGGGATGATCGATATGAAAGCATCCGGAATTTTGAAAAGCACCTTGCTGATAATGGAACTACCATTGTGAAAATTTTTCTAAATGTTTCGCAAAAAGAACAGAAAAAAAGATTCCTGGATCGAATCAATGAACCTGACAAAAACTGGAAATTTTCTTCAGGCGATTTACCGGAACGTGCATTGTGGGATGAATACATGAACGCGTACGAAAAAGCAATTAACGAAACTTCAAAAGACTGTGCCCCTTGGTACGTTATACCAGCAGATCATAAATGGTTTTCCCGAGTAGCAGCTATTCAAATTATTATTGATGCGATGGAGAAAATGGATCTAAAATTTCCAACACTCTCGGAAAAAGAGACCGCTGCTTTAAATGATGCGAAAACACAACTGGAAAACGATTAA
- a CDS encoding mechanosensitive ion channel family protein yields the protein MNYYETIMSVLNKWYRGFAEATPRLAVGILVFLLFLTLSSFLSKISVKIWHRFFPKSKNTSVVTLIKVFKFLIILSGAFISLEIMGMGSFVIKFIGSLGVAGVIAGVALKDLVSSMFSGALISVDKAFAVGDYITIRDVSGTVESIDFLTTKIITDEGKKVHVPNQLVFSAPFTNYSASGQRKVFLDIQISNNQDLEKVSDLILSEIKTFDFADHVDDAQVFIQKQSFGIFYMQARFFMKSGASINKVKTDALMRLKSKLESEGVQLATQADLAPQVMNKVGAE from the coding sequence ATGAACTATTACGAAACGATAATGAGTGTCCTGAACAAGTGGTACAGGGGTTTTGCGGAGGCAACTCCGAGACTTGCCGTGGGGATCTTGGTCTTCCTTCTTTTTTTAACGCTAAGTAGTTTTCTGAGCAAAATCTCCGTAAAAATCTGGCATCGCTTTTTCCCGAAAAGTAAAAACACCTCTGTTGTTACTTTAATCAAAGTTTTTAAATTCCTGATTATTCTTTCTGGAGCCTTTATTTCTCTCGAAATTATGGGAATGGGTAGCTTTGTTATAAAATTTATCGGAAGTCTGGGAGTTGCTGGGGTGATCGCCGGGGTTGCATTAAAAGATCTGGTCTCCTCCATGTTTTCCGGAGCATTGATCAGTGTAGATAAAGCTTTTGCCGTGGGTGATTATATTACCATTAGAGATGTATCAGGAACTGTCGAAAGCATTGATTTTCTTACCACTAAAATAATTACCGATGAAGGTAAAAAAGTACACGTTCCCAATCAATTGGTTTTCAGTGCGCCATTTACCAATTATTCTGCGTCCGGACAGCGAAAGGTATTTCTGGATATTCAAATTTCAAATAATCAGGATTTAGAAAAAGTAAGTGACTTGATTTTGAGTGAAATTAAAACTTTTGATTTTGCGGATCATGTTGATGATGCTCAAGTATTTATTCAAAAACAGTCATTTGGCATTTTTTATATGCAGGCTAGATTTTTCATGAAAAGTGGCGCCAGTATTAACAAGGTGAAAACAGATGCACTCATGAGATTAAAAAGCAAACTGGAAAGTGAAGGCGTGCAACTGGCAACACAGGCTGACCTTGCTCCTCAAGTCATGAATAAAGTGGGCGCAGAATAA
- the sucC gene encoding ADP-forming succinate--CoA ligase subunit beta codes for MNLHEYQSKEILAKYGVNIQRGFIANNVDEAEAAAKKLTEMNGNEGWVVKAQVHAGGRGKGGGVKFSPNMEKLKENAGNIIGMQLVTPQTSAEGKKVNFVLVAEDVYYPGETETKEFYVSILLDRAQGKNMIVYSTEGGMDIEHVAEVTPHLIHNEVVDPAVGLQGFQARKIAFNLGLTGAAHKDFVKFIASLYNAYVGIDASLFEINPVLKTSDNKIIAVDAKVSLDDNALFRHKDLAELRDTREEDPTDVEAGEAGLNFVKLDGDVACMVNGAGLAMATMDIIKLSGGNPANFLDVGGTADAERVQKAFGIILKDPNVKAILINIFGGIVRCDRVAQGIVDAYKAMGSLPVPLIVRLQGTNAVEAKQLIDDSGLPVHSVITLDEAAKKVKEVLGH; via the coding sequence ATGAATCTTCACGAGTACCAATCGAAAGAAATTTTGGCAAAATACGGCGTAAACATCCAAAGAGGTTTTATCGCAAATAATGTTGACGAAGCTGAAGCTGCAGCAAAAAAGTTAACAGAAATGAACGGAAATGAAGGCTGGGTAGTTAAAGCACAGGTTCACGCAGGTGGACGTGGTAAAGGCGGCGGCGTAAAGTTTTCTCCGAACATGGAAAAACTGAAAGAAAATGCTGGAAACATCATCGGAATGCAGTTGGTTACTCCACAAACTTCTGCGGAAGGGAAAAAAGTGAATTTCGTTTTAGTAGCTGAAGATGTTTATTATCCAGGTGAAACTGAAACTAAAGAGTTTTATGTTTCCATCCTTTTAGACAGAGCACAAGGAAAAAATATGATCGTTTATTCTACAGAAGGTGGAATGGATATTGAGCACGTTGCAGAAGTAACTCCGCACTTAATTCATAATGAAGTAGTAGATCCTGCTGTTGGATTGCAAGGTTTTCAAGCGAGAAAGATCGCGTTTAACTTAGGTTTAACAGGAGCTGCTCATAAAGATTTCGTAAAGTTTATCGCTTCTTTGTACAACGCTTATGTTGGAATTGATGCTTCTCTTTTTGAAATCAACCCGGTTTTAAAAACTTCTGATAACAAAATTATCGCTGTTGATGCTAAAGTTTCTTTAGATGACAACGCTTTATTCCGTCACAAAGATTTGGCAGAATTAAGAGATACAAGAGAAGAAGATCCTACCGATGTTGAAGCTGGTGAAGCTGGTTTGAACTTCGTGAAGTTGGATGGTGACGTTGCCTGTATGGTAAACGGTGCTGGTCTTGCAATGGCGACTATGGATATCATTAAATTATCTGGTGGTAACCCGGCGAATTTCTTGGACGTTGGTGGTACCGCTGATGCAGAAAGAGTTCAGAAAGCTTTTGGGATTATCTTGAAAGATCCGAATGTAAAAGCAATTCTAATTAATATCTTCGGTGGAATCGTACGTTGCGACCGTGTCGCTCAAGGTATCGTAGATGCTTACAAAGCAATGGGAAGTCTTCCAGTTCCGTTGATCGTGAGATTACAGGGAACCAATGCAGTTGAAGCGAAACAATTGATCGATGATTCTGGATTGCCAGTTCATTCCGTGATTACTTTGGATGAAGCTGCTAAAAAAGTAAAAGAAGTTTTAGGTCACTAA